One uncultured Desulfuromusa sp. genomic window, GATCCGGGAACACTGAGACCAGCACCAATAGAATAATTACTGAGTTTCAAGCCTAGCTCTCTGGTATCACTGTGATTCACCTCAAGCAATTCAAGGTCAAAGACCACCTCAGAATTGCCCCTGTCATTCGCTTCAATCAGCTTTTGCGCCAATCGAATCACGTCCGGTTGATCGCGGATGACAATGGCGTTGAGCTCTTCCTGGACATAAATTTTCCGCACTTGAAGCATAGTGCGTAACATGTTAACCGCTTTTTTGGCGTCGATATGCGACAGGTAAAAGGTCTGAATAATCTGATCTTCAAACTGCTTCTGTTTGTCACGGGTTTTCGGGAACAAAATGATTGTCTTCTTGTTGAGAATCTTCTTGTCAAGTTTGTTCATCCGTAACAGCAGTTCCAGCGCCTGGGCAAAGGTGGCCTGTTCTAGAAATAGCGTGGTTTTATTGCTGCGAACATCCTCATCCAGAATAAAGTTGATTCCGGAAAGCTTGGTCAGGATGTCAAACACATCGGGTAGTTTTGTGTCACGAAAGTTCAGATTAATCGGCTCGGTCGATGCTACCTCGAGTTCTATGCCATCAACCAGCGCGTATTTATTCTGTTTGATTTTTTCTTTGAGCTGCAGCGCCGGTTGATAATCAGGAAGAATTGATAGGGCGCTATCCACCGTATCTTGGGCTTCTGACCTACGATTCGTCTGCAACAATACTTGCGCTTCCTGGACCAGCTTTTCGACCTGAAGATAATTACGTGCTATCTTCAAGCCGTCAAATGCAGCAAACAGGGCACCATCCAGCTCCGTTGCCAGTTGATATTCCTGCAGAGCCTTCAAATACTGTTGCTGGGCAATAAAATCATCGCCCTTCCCTTTATGCTCTAAAGCCGCTTTGTTCCTGGCGCTGTTCAGATTCAAGCGGTATTGATGACTGCCTGGATTACTCTCAACCGCCGCTAAATAATCCATTACCGCCTGATCATAATTTTGCTGTTCAAGTGCCTGATTTCCTTTATCGAATGAAGCCTGTCCAGCCACACACCCCGATAGTACCAACAGCAGCAACAGGCTGAAAAAAAACAGCATGCTCTGATTGATTATTTTTTTCATTGCCATGGCAGCCTCTTTATTTAAAAACATTATTGATCACCTTTATTATTTTCTGCTTCTGTGGTATCAGCTGGCTCAGGTTTTCCATTATTCGGCTTGGGCTTGTCAATATCCGGCTCTTTGGGCATGACAAAAGCAGGACGATTCGACTGAAACTTGACGTTCGGCAAGCGCTGGGATTTCGCTTCGCTCAAACGTAAAACAATCTGTTGATCGGTCTGCTTGCGACCGACAGTTATCTCTTTGTTGCTGATACTGCGAACAACCAGGTCATCGGCAAAAACATCGCCGGCTTTAACCAGGAAAACCTGCCCTTGTTTCGATGCAAGAAAAACCGTGTAATCTCCAGCCTTATTCAGATAACCCAAAACGTTCAATGATTGAATCGGTTCCGGCCCTTTTGGCTGAGGCTGAAAGACCACCGGAACGATTTGTCGCGGCGGTTTAACCTGTTCTGTAACTTTTGCTGGTGTTGATGCTGGAACGGGGTGTGGTTTAACCTGTGGTGCCGGCAAATAAAGCGGTCCGAAAAGATTTTTCTTTGGCGCTTGATATTGACGGTTCTCTCCGCCGGAGGTATTGAGTTCTGCCACAGTGGGAAAGTCTGCCGGTTTCTTTTTCTGCGAAAACAGTTGCGTTTGTTGCAAAGGCCCCTGTCCATCTGCAACTCTGCGCTGGCGCGGGGTCGCAACCCAGGCGTAAATAATGGCGCCGCAAAGTACCACCAGCAAAATGACGCTGATCTGTGACCGGTTCAAGCTCTCCCCCTTTGAAAATAGGTTGCCAGTTCGATCTGTAAATCAACCTGCGGCTGTCCCTTTTGACTGGTTGAAGAACCTCTCAGAGAAATCTTTTCAATCAAGATAATTCGCCGGGAATTTTCCACCAGATGGATAAACTTTTTTATCTGTGCATACTCCCCTTTGACCGAAAAACTCAGCCCATAGCGTAAAAACCCGGTTTCTTTATCCTGCTTGGGCTGATAATTGATCTGATGAATCTTTAAGTCCGCCTGCTGCGACCAATCGAACAGTTCACCGAGAAAAACCGAAAAATCGGCTTGCTGCGGAATCAATTGGTTAAACTGCTGAAGATTTCGGTCAAGCTGCTCTGCGGCGGAAACGGGGACGCCACTATTGGCAAATTCTAGCTGGCGTTGGCGGACCTGTTGCTGCAAACGGGATTGTTCAGTTCTTAACTCCAGTAGATTTGGTTCTGTCACCCAGCTCTGTACGACATAAGCTGCGACAACACAAAGGGATAAAAGACCGATCACCATAATCCGACCGCGATTAGGTGCCCACACCGCGCTGATGAGGGGGTATTTCTGCAGCATCAAAACACCCCTTCCACACTGAGAGAAAAGCTTAAAGCCGAGCGTTTGCCACCATGGCCATCGTCAACATCAACTTCCACCTGGTTTTTCAGATAGACCTGATGGAACGCTTCTGCCTGGAAATGATCCAGAAGCTCCTGCAGGTTTGGTAAATTTCTTGCGACACCGGTCACCAGCAGGCTGTTCTTGCCATAGTCCGGGTTGAAGCTGCGCAAACTAACGCCATCAGGAAGTAGCCCTTCGATCCGGTCAAACAGAACGGTCCAGCGAAAAGCATCTCGCTGCAGCAGCAGCTCGGCCTGATGGTAAGCTTGTTGTTGTTCCGCAAGCTCTTCGGCACTGAGTCGCTGCGGTTGTTTGCCCCGCAGTTGCTCCTGCAGTGCATCAAGGTGGGTCTGATATTGCTGGGCCAGTTGCCGGCATTTCAGATAAGTGCTCCCTTCGATGGCAAGCACGAGCAGCAACAACACCATGAAAACGGAAAGAGTCAATCTGACGGCTAGTTGATTGAGGTGGCGCTCACTGGCGAGATTGATTAACAGTTTCATTTATCCCCCGTTATCATCCGCTCGGCAACCCCAAGGGCCGCCGCCATTCCACTGGCTTCGGCACCGTCAAAAGAGAGTTGATGGCCGTTCATCAGTTTGCTCACTGGTGATATGAGGCACTGGACGTCCTGATCAAAAACTGATTCCACCGCTTTCAACAAAGCCTCCTGATCAAACCAGTCCGAATGTAAATAAACTGCTAGGCGGTTAAAAGCGGGCAATTCATGACGATATGTCACCAAAGTCCGGTTGAGCTCCTGAAACACCTGTCGCGGATCCTTATGAATCCTTCGCAAACGGGAGAAAATCAGGATCTGATTGACAAAAATCAACAAACTGAGCTGGCCACCATCGACGCCGACCAGGATAAAATCCCGGCCCAGATCAATTTTTGTCCGGTAGGCGTTATAAAGGGCCAGACAATGGAAATCAACAACAGCAGCGGCATATCCGGCCTGCTCGATGAGCTCTTCATACTGCGTCAGGACATCTTTGCTGGTCACTGCAGCAAGCACTTTTTTCTGCCCAGATTCTTTTTCTTCTAAAACCTGAAAATCCAATGCCACGCGATTTGACGGAACCGGCAACCGGTCTTTTAACTGCCAACGGATCATCTCGGCCCCTTCAGCCCAGTTTTTAAAGGGGGTTTCTATATCCAACATAAACAGTTGCCCAGCACTGTCAGGAAGAGCCACAGCAATGCGGTTATCCCGCTTTGCCAGTGGCGTTAATAACTCTTGCACTGCGTGCACAAAAAGGTCAGGTTGAGCGATGTTCAGTTCTCTAAAGCCTGGTTTTATGACACCATCGGCCAGAGCCAGATTCTGGCCATCAACCAGAGCGATATGCTTCGCTCGTCGCTGCACAGCGATGGCCCGTAGCCCCTGCTGACAGATTTCCAGCCCCAGATATGTTCTCCGCATCATGCTTCTACCCTTCCGCAAAGGTAACGCGATCTATTTCGCGAAAAGTAGTTTCACCACGCAGAACTTTTTCTAAAGCAGCCTGTCTTAAAAAGATCGTCCCGTCGGCGTGGGCCTGTTTTTTTAATTCTGACACGGGTGCTTTCCCGGCGATCATTTCACGCATGACATCATTCATTTCCAGCAGTTCAACGATAGCGCTGCGCCCGGAATAACCGAGACCGTTACATTCCTTGCAGCCGGGAGCATCATGAAAGTTGGCCGCAGCACCCTGCTCAGTCGTCAAGCCGTAGGAGTGCAGCAGCTCAGGGGGATGCACAACCGGCCGCTTACAGTGCCGGCACAGATTTCGGACCAGGCGCTGCGCCAGGACACAATTAAGACAGGAGACAAAATTATAAGCATCGATTCCCATGTGCAGAAAACGTCCCAGCACATCAAAAACATTGTTGGCATGCACGGTGGTAAACACCAGATGGCCGGTCAGGGCCGACTGCACGGCGATCTGAGCGGTTTCGGGGTCGCGGATTTCACCGACCATAATTTTATCGGGGTCATGACGTAAAATTGAGCGCAGTCCTCGGGCGAAGGTCAGCCCCTTTTTCTCATTGACCGGCACCTGGACAACCCCTTTGACCTGGTATTCAACCGGATCTTCAATAGTGACAATCTTTTCTTCGATCGAGTTGATTTCAGAGAGTGCCGCATACAGAGTGGTTGTCTTGCCACTTCCGGTCGGGCCGGTCACCAGCACCATACCGTAAGGCTCACGGATCCGGCTGCGCATCCGTTGCATCTCCCGCGCGGAAAAGCCGAGGGCTTCGAAGCTGAGTCCGTGCATATCGGCGGCGATCGATTCTTTGTCCAAGATCCGGATCACGGCATCTTCACCAAAGCTGGTGGGCATGATCGACACCCGGAAATCGATCGATTTGTCTCCGAGACGAACCTTGAAACGGCCATCCTGGGGGATTCTCCGTTCGGAGATATCCAACTCACTCATAACCTTGATCCTGGAGATAATAGGACTTTGAAAGCGGCTGTCAATGGTCTCGGTGGCCTGAAAAAGAACTCCATCAACCCGGTATTTAATCACCACACCATCAACCGTTGCTTCAATATGGATATCGCTGGCCCGTTTCTTTAACGCATCAAACAGGGTGGAGTCGATCAGGCGGATAATCGGGCTAGTGTCGGCGGTCAGTTTGTCGATGGAAAGAACTTCATCCCCTTTGTCGGTTTCCTTGATCAGTTGCAGTTTGAAGTCTTCGGAAGCCTCACGCAGAACCCGCTGAGAACCGGCTCCCCGTTCGATCAGTCGCTCGATCTGCCCTTTGGCCGCAATCTTTAATTCAAGGGCCAGCCCAAGCTGCAGTTCCAGCTGATCCAGAGCGGTAACATCGGTTGGATCGGCGATAGCGATGGTCAGGGTAGTGTCGTTACGCTCAAGGGGAATCAGATGATGTTTGATCGGGATATCACTTGGCAGGGTGGCGATCAGTTCAGCATTGAGGATGGTGTCACTGAGATCGATGTAATCGTACTGAAACTGGGTCGCCAATGCCTTGGCCAGTTCGGCTTCAGTGAACAGACCGGCTTCAACACCAACGGTACCGAAACGTTTACCAGTTTGCTGTTGCTGTTCCAGGACCAAATCGATTTCTGCCGGAGCAATAGCTCCCATATCGGCCAGGATCCGCCCAATTGGTTGGCGTTGATAGGTCATTTCTTTACCCATAAGATTATCCGACATCAGCCGACAGTCCCGGCCAGTTGGAAAATCGGCACATACATGGCGATAATAATAAAGGCGATCATAAAACCCATCACCATCATCAAAATGGGTTCAATCATCGTCGTCAGTTTTGTCAGTCGCTGTTCAACTTGTGCTTCGTAGTAATCGGCGATATCAGCGAGCATCTCGGTTAAAGACCCAGAAGTCTCTCCAACGCTGACCATGCGCAAGGCCAGCGGCGGAAAAAATCCGGTGCGCGCCAGGGCATCGGACAGGGAGGTCCCTTCTTCAACCCGCCGAGCGGCCTGGACCATCGCTTGTTCCAGACTCAAATTATTGAGGGTTCCGCGCGACATCTGCATCGCGGGAACCAGTGGTGTACCGCTGGCAAGGGTGGTTCCCAGGGTGCGATTAAAACCGGACAGGGCATAATCGGTTTTCAAGCCACCAACGAAAGGAAGGCGCAGCAGAAAACGATCAACCCGCAATCGACCACGGGAGCTGCGCAATAATGATTTTATCAGAGGTGCCGCAACAACCAAAGCTATCAGGAGAAGGTACCAATAGTGACCGATAAGTTCGGAAATGCCGATCAAAACTTGCGTCATCAGAGGTAATTCAACATTGGCATCAGCATAAATCTGGGTAAAACGGGGAACGACAAACAGCATCAGAAAAACCACCACAATAACTGCGGCCATGGTTAGCAGCAGAGGATAAAAGGAGGCGCTACGCACCTTGTCCCGGATCGCTTCAACCCGCTTCTGATACTCCAGAAATCGTGACATGGTTTCCGGCAGATCCCCGGTTTTTTCACCCGCCTTGATCGAGGCGATATATAGGGCGGGGAAAAAGCGCGGAAACTTGGCAAAAGCGTCGGACAGGGAGCTGCCACCTTTGATCTCTTCCCGAATTTCGTTGAGGATATCGCGAAAGGTGCCTGCTTCCATTTGTTCAGTCTGGGTATCAAGGATCTGCAGAATCGGCAGCCCTGAGCGCAGCAGCACCAGCAGTTCCTGGTTGAAAGAAAGAAACCGCTGGCCAGTCACTCGGGCAGATTGATGCCGACTCCCTTGTAAAAAGGATAAGGATTGCCGCCGGATCTGGAAGACGTGAAAGCCCTGCTCTTCGAGATTCTCTCGCAACTGGTCTCTGCTCGTCGAATCGTAGCTCTTCTCGACAATCCGACCATCGGCGGTACCGACTTTACACTGGAAGCTTGGCATGGCAAACGGCTGTTTCAGAAGTAGAAGTATCCACTAATTTATCGCCTCTATACCCAAATTTCTACCCTCAATCAACGTTAATTGTAAGTTCATAAACTTGGGATTGTTAGTCAATTTGAGTCGTTTCAATGTATCCACTAACTTATCGCCTCTACACCCAAATTTCTACCCTCAATCAACGTTAATTGTAAGTTCATAAATTTGGGATTGTTAGTCAATTTGAGTCGTTTCAATATATTTGCAGCATAATATAATAAGCTAGAAACCGTTACACTTTTCCACAAAAACAAAATAACTCCACTTGGTTCCTGAACGGATCAGATTTTTCACGGCCATCATTAGGGACTGGATCCCGCAGAGGGCCTGTCCCATTTCACAACCCATTTGTTGAAATCACAACCTTTTAGACATAGATTCAAAATCTTACCCCCCCCAAAAAAAGGTTGTGATTTTGATCTTAATCCGCTTTGATCCGTGTCCTAAGCTTTTCCAGTCCCCTTAAACTGAAGATACAACACATAGCTCGCCCAAAGTATGGCGGAAATCATCAGGAACGAACCGAAGCCGTGAGCCAATCGGGCCAATATCTGGTCGTGGTGTAGCATGCCGGTTTCAGTCAGCAGGTATTCCCAATCGTGAAACCCGTAAGGGGCCGAACTGCCGGTATTGTCACCGACGAGTGGCAAGATCCCAGCGCTTGCATCATTAATATAGGGGGCGATGTCGAGAAAGTTCTCCCCGAACCACCAACTACAAACTGCGGCATCAAAAGGATCGCGGGTTTTAAACAGCAACGTTCCTCCGCAGATCAACGGAACCAGGAGTTGCCCCAAGGTACCACCCAGAGTCGTAATAAACTGCCCAAAAGGGCGAAAGACCACATGCCCCGCTTCATGAAATGGCAGGTTCACCAGATGCAGCAGGCTTTCTCCAGCATTGTTACTGGCAATACTGACAAACACCAGCTTGCTGCCCCAGATGATCATCCCCAGCAGGATCAGCCCTCGACCCCAGACGATAAGGCTATTAGTTTCGCTGCTCTCAGGAAAAAACAGATGTCGCAATGTATCCTGGGACTGGCTCCGCAGGTACTGTTCATCTTGATGTCCAATGCCAGAACCATTACCGATGCAATTATCATCCAGCGACTGGGCCAGCTCTCCTACGGGAACCAGTCCCAAGTCAGCAGGTCGTGATTTGATCTTGGCAAAGATCACCCCGCACAAAAGGCAGGTTTCACCACCTGGTTGATTTTCATGTCCACATTTCGGGCAGATCATTTTTTCTCCAAGGGGACTGGCTCCATTTAGCTTTATCAAATGGTGCCTGTCCCTCTCCAAGTAAACCAACAGCAATAAATCAATGAATTAAAGTAGCCTGTCCCCTTTACCCTTTATGTCCCCTTTACCCTTTATGTCCCCTTTACCCTTTATGTCCCCTTTACCCTTTATGTCCCCTTTACCCTTTACGCCGCCTCCCTTACGAGAAGCCGACGCATGACTCGGGGTCACGGCTGGTCGCTAGCCTTTACCACACAGGGACTTACAACCCTTCATTCTTTACCGGCTTTTACCGGCGCTTTCAGTCTGCCCCCTTTATTGGTTCCTCTAAAAGTCTAACATCTGCCGAACCATAACAAGCAATCCAAGAAGTTCCCATCCGACAGAAACAAAGAAGACATACCGAACTTTTTGAAACAATGAAAACTTTTTATTGAGCACATAAACTAATGCTATATAAGTAATAATCGCGATTACCGTTTCCGGATAGTGTTTTATAAGCTTAAATGGATAAATCATTAATAAAAATGGAAAACTAAACAATAAATCGATTGATATGGATCCTTTTTCGATAACTCCTGGAAATACTGCGATGAAAGCTATAGTGGTTAGTAATGAAAGCAACCATCCTTTCAACAAAATGTAAAATGTGTTCAATTTAATCTCCATCTTTATCTAACTCTCACCCTTCTATTGCGACCTCGCCCTCCGGGATAGGTTCTGTAAGTCGGATTTTCTCTAAAATATCTTCTAGACTCTTGATAGGCTTCTTCGCCTAAATCATCGGCAACATCACTAGGCCCATTCGGCCCACCTTTGTCTTTTCTCATATGTTTATAAACTGTTTCTAGGTGATTCCACCAATCACTTGGCACAGGATATTCGTCAGCAGTACCTCTACATCCCTTATATGGATGACTCTCATCTACTAAAGCACCTGATTTATCATAAAAGCATTCAGCGGTTGGCCTATCATCACACTTTTCCTCTCGTACTTCTAAATAACCATCAAAACCACAATGATAACGAGCCGGGTTCCCTGGATAAGGCCTCCAATGGTTTGCCTCAGCCTGAACACCTTCCTTTTTAAAGGGCATTTTCGAGTTAACCCCATGAAATCAATTGCATTAATTGGATCCCCACCAACGTACGCATACAAATTTATCCCACCAGCAAACCCAACAGGATCAACCTGAGTATACCGTCCTGTCCCCGGATCATAAGTCCGATTCCAGTTGTAGTGGAGATCGGTTTCCGCATCATAATACTGCCCCGGAAACCGCAGGTTGTTCTCCACAGTGGACAGCGGATCTATGTTGGCTTTTCCGAAGGCGGCGTAGTTTGCACTCCAGGCGATCTCTCCGGTCGTAGCATTGGTTAACCGCTGCGGCGTCCCCAGATGATCATTGTGATAGAAGTAGAGTCCTGTGTTGTCGCGCATATAGAGGGGATTCGTCCCCCATAGACTGTCGGGTTGCCAACCGTAACTTTTCTGCCAACTGCCGGTATTGCTGTATTCGCCAATCAACCCTTCGTCGGCATAAAGATAGTAAGTGGTTGTCGTCCCTATTGTCTTGCTGATTCTTCTGCCGAAGGGATCATAACTGTAGGTGTCGGTGCGGCCATCCGGCAGGTCGACTTGACTGAGGCGATTTTTGGCGTTGTAGTGGTAGGTGGTGACGAGGGGGACAGGCACCCCTTAGGAGCCAGTCCCTTCGGTCTTTTTCGTGGTGTTGCCGTTGTTGTCGTATTCGTAGCTGGTGGTGCCGGAGAAATTACAAGGGATAGTCCCGATGTTGTTTTTGTATAGATTCAATGTATCCCCCTCCTTTCTGCAATGAAAGCCAAGACCGGTTAATATTTAAAAACCAAAAACCCCTTGAACACGGATCAAATCTGATGACGCGGATTTAAAACCCATAAACCGATTTTGACTTTGCCTTTAAATCCGCCTTTATCCGTCCAATCAGTATTTATCCGCGTCCCATGCCTTTAAAAACTTATTCCTCATTGGGGACCGACTATTTTTTGTAGTTCAAAAGTTGCCTGTCACACTCAGAGCAATGGCACGGGTCCGAAACGCCACTCGCGATTTACGCAACGTTTCGTGCTGTTTTCCCCATCAGGCTACGAGGTCAACAACCCGGTTAAGGTGATTTCGGAGCTCAATAGCCCGGCCTACCCGCCCCCTGTCAACGCTTCGCCGCCTCCCTTACGAGAAGCCGACGCATGACTCGGGGTCATGGCTGGTCGCTAGCCTTTACCATGTAGGGGACTTTCACCCCTCGATCCATGCCGACTTTTATCGGCGCTTTCAGCCTGTTCCCTTTATTGTTT contains:
- the pilO gene encoding type 4a pilus biogenesis protein PilO yields the protein MLQKYPLISAVWAPNRGRIMVIGLLSLCVVAAYVVQSWVTEPNLLELRTEQSRLQQQVRQRQLEFANSGVPVSAAEQLDRNLQQFNQLIPQQADFSVFLGELFDWSQQADLKIHQINYQPKQDKETGFLRYGLSFSVKGEYAQIKKFIHLVENSRRIILIEKISLRGSSTSQKGQPQVDLQIELATYFQRGRA
- a CDS encoding PilN domain-containing protein, with protein sequence MKLLINLASERHLNQLAVRLTLSVFMVLLLLVLAIEGSTYLKCRQLAQQYQTHLDALQEQLRGKQPQRLSAEELAEQQQAYHQAELLLQRDAFRWTVLFDRIEGLLPDGVSLRSFNPDYGKNSLLVTGVARNLPNLQELLDHFQAEAFHQVYLKNQVEVDVDDGHGGKRSALSFSLSVEGVF
- the pilM gene encoding pilus assembly protein PilM, whose amino-acid sequence is MMRRTYLGLEICQQGLRAIAVQRRAKHIALVDGQNLALADGVIKPGFRELNIAQPDLFVHAVQELLTPLAKRDNRIAVALPDSAGQLFMLDIETPFKNWAEGAEMIRWQLKDRLPVPSNRVALDFQVLEEKESGQKKVLAAVTSKDVLTQYEELIEQAGYAAAVVDFHCLALYNAYRTKIDLGRDFILVGVDGGQLSLLIFVNQILIFSRLRRIHKDPRQVFQELNRTLVTYRHELPAFNRLAVYLHSDWFDQEALLKAVESVFDQDVQCLISPVSKLMNGHQLSFDGAEASGMAAALGVAERMITGDK
- a CDS encoding ATPase, T2SS/T4P/T4SS family; translated protein: MSDNLMGKEMTYQRQPIGRILADMGAIAPAEIDLVLEQQQQTGKRFGTVGVEAGLFTEAELAKALATQFQYDYIDLSDTILNAELIATLPSDIPIKHHLIPLERNDTTLTIAIADPTDVTALDQLELQLGLALELKIAAKGQIERLIERGAGSQRVLREASEDFKLQLIKETDKGDEVLSIDKLTADTSPIIRLIDSTLFDALKKRASDIHIEATVDGVVIKYRVDGVLFQATETIDSRFQSPIISRIKVMSELDISERRIPQDGRFKVRLGDKSIDFRVSIMPTSFGEDAVIRILDKESIAADMHGLSFEALGFSAREMQRMRSRIREPYGMVLVTGPTGSGKTTTLYAALSEINSIEEKIVTIEDPVEYQVKGVVQVPVNEKKGLTFARGLRSILRHDPDKIMVGEIRDPETAQIAVQSALTGHLVFTTVHANNVFDVLGRFLHMGIDAYNFVSCLNCVLAQRLVRNLCRHCKRPVVHPPELLHSYGLTTEQGAAANFHDAPGCKECNGLGYSGRSAIVELLEMNDVMREMIAGKAPVSELKKQAHADGTIFLRQAALEKVLRGETTFREIDRVTFAEG
- a CDS encoding type II secretion system F family protein: MPSFQCKVGTADGRIVEKSYDSTSRDQLRENLEEQGFHVFQIRRQSLSFLQGSRHQSARVTGQRFLSFNQELLVLLRSGLPILQILDTQTEQMEAGTFRDILNEIREEIKGGSSLSDAFAKFPRFFPALYIASIKAGEKTGDLPETMSRFLEYQKRVEAIRDKVRSASFYPLLLTMAAVIVVVFLMLFVVPRFTQIYADANVELPLMTQVLIGISELIGHYWYLLLIALVVAAPLIKSLLRSSRGRLRVDRFLLRLPFVGGLKTDYALSGFNRTLGTTLASGTPLVPAMQMSRGTLNNLSLEQAMVQAARRVEEGTSLSDALARTGFFPPLALRMVSVGETSGSLTEMLADIADYYEAQVEQRLTKLTTMIEPILMMVMGFMIAFIIIAMYVPIFQLAGTVG
- a CDS encoding zinc ribbon domain-containing protein, which encodes MICPKCGHENQPGGETCLLCGVIFAKIKSRPADLGLVPVGELAQSLDDNCIGNGSGIGHQDEQYLRSQSQDTLRHLFFPESSETNSLIVWGRGLILLGMIIWGSKLVFVSIASNNAGESLLHLVNLPFHEAGHVVFRPFGQFITTLGGTLGQLLVPLICGGTLLFKTRDPFDAAVCSWWFGENFLDIAPYINDASAGILPLVGDNTGSSAPYGFHDWEYLLTETGMLHHDQILARLAHGFGSFLMISAILWASYVLYLQFKGTGKA
- a CDS encoding RHS repeat-associated core domain-containing protein, producing the protein MPVPLVTTYHYNAKNRLSQVDLPDGRTDTYSYDPFGRRISKTIGTTTTYYLYADEGLIGEYSNTGSWQKSYGWQPDSLWGTNPLYMRDNTGLYFYHNDHLGTPQRLTNATTGEIAWSANYAAFGKANIDPLSTVENNLRFPGQYYDAETDLHYNWNRTYDPGTGRYTQVDPVGFAGGINLYAYVGGDPINAIDFMGLTRKCPLKRKVFRLRQTIGGLIQGTRLVIIVVLMVI